One window of the Salvelinus fontinalis isolate EN_2023a chromosome 2, ASM2944872v1, whole genome shotgun sequence genome contains the following:
- the LOC129831625 gene encoding basic proline-rich protein-like, with translation PLPPPPPLLPPPPLLPPPPPLLPPPPLLPPPLPLPPKLPLLPPPPPPLLPPPLPLPPPLLPPLPLPPPLPLPPPLPLPPPLPLLPPPLPPPLLPPPLPPPLPPPPPPPLLPPPPPLLPPPSPLLPPPLPSPLPPPPPLLPPPLPPLLPPLLPPLPPPPPPPPPPPPLLPLPPPLPPPLPPPPPLLPLPPPLLPPPPPSPLPPPPLLPPPLLPPPLPSPLLPPPPLLPPLPPPPPLLPPPPLLPPSPLPQPPPPPPPPPLPPLSPLLPSSPLLPTPPPPPPPPPLLPPLPPPPLPPLPPLPPPPLLPLPPLPPLLPSSPLLPLLPTPPPPPPPPPPPPPLPLPLPPPPPLLPLPPLPPLLPPPLLLPPPPPLLPPPLPLPSPLPSPLPPPLPSPLPPPLPSPLPPLLLPPPLLPPPPPPPLPPPPPPPPLLPLPPLPPPPLLPLPPLPPPPSLLPPRPLPPLPPPPLLPLPPLPPLPLPPLPPPPLPPPPPLPPLPPSPPLPPPSS, from the coding sequence ccactaccaccaccaccaccactactaccaccaccaccactactaccaccaccaccaccactactaccaccaccaccactactaccaccaccactaccactaccaccaaaactaccactactaccaccaccaccaccaccactactaccaccaccactaccactaccaccaccactactaccaccactaccactaccaccaccactaccactaccaccaccactaccactaccaccaccactaccactactaccaccaccactaccaccaccactactaccaccaccactaccaccaccactaccaccaccaccaccaccaccactactaccaccaccaccaccactactaccaccaccatcaccactactaccaccaccactaccatcaccactaccaccaccaccaccactactaccaccaccactaccaccactactaccaccactactaccaccactaccaccaccaccaccaccaccaccaccaccaccaccactactaccactaccaccaccactaccaccaccactaccaccaccaccaccactactaccactaccaccaccactactaccaccaccaccaccatcaccactaccaccaccaccactactaccaccaccactactaccaccaccactaccatcaccactactaccaccaccaccactactaccaccactaccaccaccaccaccactactaccaccaccaccactactaccaccatcaccactaccacaaccaccaccaccaccaccaccaccaccactaccaccactatcaccactactaccatcatcaccactactaccaacaccaccaccaccaccaccaccaccaccactactaccaccactaccaccaccaccactaccaccactaccaccactaccaccaccaccactactaccactaccaccactaccaccactactaccatcatcaccactactaccactactaccaacaccaccaccaccaccaccaccaccaccaccaccaccaccactaccactaccactaccaccaccaccaccactactaccactaccaccactaccaccactactaccaccaccattactactaccaccaccaccaccactactaccaccaccactaccactaccatcaccactaccatcaccactaccaccaccactaccatcaccactaccaccaccactaccatcaccactaccaccactactactaccaccaccactactaccaccaccaccaccaccaccactaccaccaccaccaccaccaccaccactactaccactaccaccactaccaccaccaccactactaccactaccaccactaccaccaccaccatcactactaccaccacgaccactaccaccactaccaccaccaccactactaccactaccaccactaccaccactaccactaccaccactaccaccaccaccactaccaccaccgccaccactaccaccactaccaccatcaccaccactaccaccaccatcatca